In a single window of the Ficedula albicollis isolate OC2 chromosome 13, FicAlb1.5, whole genome shotgun sequence genome:
- the NIPAL4 gene encoding magnesium transporter NIPA4 isoform X2 → MEPLETNSSCSNGSLITLSCLSHRVVCQVISSAVPSDPVHDNGTSDSSWITRLENNYGFYIGLGLAVFSSFLIGSSVILKKKGLLRLVEKGGTRAGDGGHGYLKDWLWWAGLLTMGGGEAANFAAYAFAPATIVTPLGALSVLISAILSSYLLGERLNLLGKLGCLLSLVGSTVMVIHAPEDEEVTTLEEMTSKLKEPGFLAYAAILLALCLLLIFYLAPRYGQSNILVYLTICSVIGAFSVSSVKGLGIAIKGFFAGQPVLQHPLTWILVITLVASITTQINYLNKSLDIFNTSLVFPIYYVLFTTIVITTSIILFKEWVTMTVVDIIGTVCGFLTIILGVFLLHAFKDLDVSLGNLPQVLQNEQPVPVTRDDKNILIEVDNSSIAPEDKPKTLA, encoded by the exons tgcagcaacg GGTCTCTGATCACCCTTTCCTGCCTGTCCCACCGCGTCGTGTGCCAAGTGATCAGCAGTGCTGTCCCATCTGACCCCGTCCACGACAATGGGACTTCAGATAGCTCCTGGATAACTCGGCTGGAAAACAATTATGGATTCTACATTGGCCTGGGCTTGGCTGTCTTCTCCAGCTTCCTCATCGGGAGCAGCGTCATCCTCAAGAAGAAGGGACTGCTCCGGCTGGTGGAGAAGGGAGGCACCAGGGCAG gaGATGGAGGGCATGGCTACCTAAAGGACTGGCTCTGGTGGGCTGGCTTGTTAACCA TGGGTGGAGGGGAAGCTGCCAACTTCGCTGCCTATGCCTTTGCTCCTGCAACTATTGTCACGCCTCTGGGGGCTCTGAGTGTGCTCATAAG TGCCATTCTGTCCTCGTATCTGCTTGGAGAAAGGCTCAACCTGCTGGGGAAGCTGGGCTGCCTGCTGAGCCTGGTGGGCAGCACTGTGATGGTCATCCACGCCCCAGAGGACGAGGAGGTCACCACTCTGGAGGAAATGACTTCCAAGCTGAAGGAGCCGG GTTTCCTGGCTTATGCTGCCATCCTCCTGgctctctgcctcctcctgatCTTCTACCTCGCCCCCCGTTACGGCCAGAGCAACATCCTGGTGTACCTCACCATCTGCTCCGTCATCGGCGCCTTCTCCGTGTCCTCCGTCAAGGGCTTGGGAATTGCCATCAAGGGCTTCTTTGCTggccagcctgtgctgcagcaccccCTGACCTGGATCCTGGTCATCACGCTGGTGGCATCCATCACCACTCAGATCAACTACCTCAACAAGTCCCTAGACATTTTCAACACCTCTTTGGTGTTCCCCATCTACTACGTGCTGTTCACCACCATCGTCATCACCACTTCCATCATCCTCTTTAAGGAGTGGGTCACCATGACCGTGGTTGACATCATTGGGACAGTCTGTGGCTTCCTCACCATCATCTTGGGGGTGTTTTTACTCCATGCTTTCAAAGACCTGGATGTCAGTTTAGGGAATTTGCCCCAAGTCCTTCAGAATGAGCAGCCGGTGCCGGTGACCAGAGATGACAAGAACATCCTGATAGAGGTGGACAACTCCAGCATCGCCCCAGAGGATAAACCCAAA ACACTTGCATGA
- the NIPAL4 gene encoding magnesium transporter NIPA4 isoform X1, which yields MEPLETNSSCSNGSLITLSCLSHRVVCQVISSAVPSDPVHDNGTSDSSWITRLENNYGFYIGLGLAVFSSFLIGSSVILKKKGLLRLVEKGGTRAGDGGHGYLKDWLWWAGLLTMGGGEAANFAAYAFAPATIVTPLGALSVLISAILSSYLLGERLNLLGKLGCLLSLVGSTVMVIHAPEDEEVTTLEEMTSKLKEPGFLAYAAILLALCLLLIFYLAPRYGQSNILVYLTICSVIGAFSVSSVKGLGIAIKGFFAGQPVLQHPLTWILVITLVASITTQINYLNKSLDIFNTSLVFPIYYVLFTTIVITTSIILFKEWVTMTVVDIIGTVCGFLTIILGVFLLHAFKDLDVSLGNLPQVLQNEQPVPVTRDDKNILIEVDNSSIAPEDKPKVFVLYS from the exons tgcagcaacg GGTCTCTGATCACCCTTTCCTGCCTGTCCCACCGCGTCGTGTGCCAAGTGATCAGCAGTGCTGTCCCATCTGACCCCGTCCACGACAATGGGACTTCAGATAGCTCCTGGATAACTCGGCTGGAAAACAATTATGGATTCTACATTGGCCTGGGCTTGGCTGTCTTCTCCAGCTTCCTCATCGGGAGCAGCGTCATCCTCAAGAAGAAGGGACTGCTCCGGCTGGTGGAGAAGGGAGGCACCAGGGCAG gaGATGGAGGGCATGGCTACCTAAAGGACTGGCTCTGGTGGGCTGGCTTGTTAACCA TGGGTGGAGGGGAAGCTGCCAACTTCGCTGCCTATGCCTTTGCTCCTGCAACTATTGTCACGCCTCTGGGGGCTCTGAGTGTGCTCATAAG TGCCATTCTGTCCTCGTATCTGCTTGGAGAAAGGCTCAACCTGCTGGGGAAGCTGGGCTGCCTGCTGAGCCTGGTGGGCAGCACTGTGATGGTCATCCACGCCCCAGAGGACGAGGAGGTCACCACTCTGGAGGAAATGACTTCCAAGCTGAAGGAGCCGG GTTTCCTGGCTTATGCTGCCATCCTCCTGgctctctgcctcctcctgatCTTCTACCTCGCCCCCCGTTACGGCCAGAGCAACATCCTGGTGTACCTCACCATCTGCTCCGTCATCGGCGCCTTCTCCGTGTCCTCCGTCAAGGGCTTGGGAATTGCCATCAAGGGCTTCTTTGCTggccagcctgtgctgcagcaccccCTGACCTGGATCCTGGTCATCACGCTGGTGGCATCCATCACCACTCAGATCAACTACCTCAACAAGTCCCTAGACATTTTCAACACCTCTTTGGTGTTCCCCATCTACTACGTGCTGTTCACCACCATCGTCATCACCACTTCCATCATCCTCTTTAAGGAGTGGGTCACCATGACCGTGGTTGACATCATTGGGACAGTCTGTGGCTTCCTCACCATCATCTTGGGGGTGTTTTTACTCCATGCTTTCAAAGACCTGGATGTCAGTTTAGGGAATTTGCCCCAAGTCCTTCAGAATGAGCAGCCGGTGCCGGTGACCAGAGATGACAAGAACATCCTGATAGAGGTGGACAACTCCAGCATCGCCCCAGAGGATAAACCCAAAGTATTCGTGCTCTACTCTTAG
- the ADAM19 gene encoding disintegrin and metalloproteinase domain-containing protein 19 translates to MRGRGLLCGIALSLLLRPPPPAAAEARLQPELVVPRWAALGGPHSPKHPLRAEVTVKAEGRELVLELEKNRNLFAPGYTETHYSQTGQAQSTPLTHTDHCFYHGVVRGWERSSVTLSSCRGLRGLIVLSGNSSYILEPAPNSTNQHWIYRVDNLRLQRGACGYQGTGDAAENWLRSFTSGMKSPGQRVKRDTLQATKYVELLLVADYAEFQKHHFSIEATRQKLVEAANYVDKFYRALNIRIALVGLEIWNDGDKCDVTENPYSTLKSFLAWSSKERLHRKHDNAQLITGVPFKGTTVGLAPVMAMCSDLQSGGVNMDHSDNAIGVAATIAHEMGHNFGMNHDSAGCCTTPAADGGCIMASATGHPFPKVFNQCNRQELEKYLQSGGGMCLSNMPDTKRMYGGGKCGNGYLEEGEECDCGEVEDCRNPCCDPRTCSLKPGAECAHGSCCHQCKLMSPGTPCRESSGLCDLPEYCTGESPFCPLNSYQIDGAPCDGGRAYCYSGMCLTYRDQCVQLWGPGAQPAPDACFEKVNAAGDIYGNCGKDIYGNYRKCEMRDAKCGKIQCQSSAFKPLQPNAVAIDTTVNRQRCRGTHVYRPDSEEKEMLDPGLVLTGTKCGSHHVCFEGRCQNMSIIFDYESCSKKCHGHGVCNNNKNCHCHQGWAPPFCNKEGTGGSLDSGPPLPEGSSAVVIALAILAPILLLTGILFLFYYLKCWSKFTICSLKKTPQFSDTSGTGHANPAFKLRTPQQQRKVIGLPEIPPKPPSQQAPGLQVSRQQPPSCSVGPALPKDTPRRTPPSRPAPPAPKPPASQDISRPRPPQRALPANPIPSRSRGWQGSSPAVPLPPGHCRAPGRLQPVAENAWTAGAVNNLKVGQPGCRGHS, encoded by the exons AAACCTCTTTGCACCAGGCTACACCGAGACCCACTACAGCCAGACTGGCCAAGCCCAGAGCACCCCCCTGACCCACACG GATCACTGCTTTTACCACGGGGTCGTGCGTGGCTGGGAGCGCTCCAGCGtcaccctcagctcctgccGAGGGCTGCG AGGACTTATCGTATTGAGCGGCAATTCCAGCTATATCTTGGAGCCAGCTCCCAACAGCACAAACCAGCACTGGATTTACAGGGTGGACAAcctgaggctgcagagaggagcttGTGGCTACCAGGGCACTGGGGATGCAGCTGAAAATTGGCTCAGGAGCTTCACAAGTGGGATGAAATCACCAGGCCAGAGg gtgaaacGGGACACTCTGCAGGCTACGAAGTACGTGGAGCTCCTGCTTGTGGCTGATTATGCAGAG TTTCAGAAACATCACTTCAGCATCGAAGCAACAAGGCAGAAATTAGTGGAGGCTGCTAATTACGTAGATAAG TTTTACAGGGCCTTGAATATCCGGATTGCCTTGGTGGGGCTGGAGATCTGGAATGATGGGGATAAATGTGATGTAACAGAGAATCCCTACTCCACCCTCAAGTCCTTCCTGGCCTGGAGCAGCAAAGAGAGGCTGCACAGAAAACATGATAACGCCCAACTAATCAC GGGTGTGCCCTTCAAAGGTACCACAGTAGGCTTGGCTCCCGTGATGGCCATGTGCTCTGATTTGCAGTCAGGAGGAGTAAACATG GACCACTCTGATAATGCCATTGGTGTTGCTGCTACCATTGCCCACGAGATGGGACACAATTTTGGCATGAATCACgactctgctggctgctgcaccACCCCTGCAGCAGATGGGGGCTGCATCATGGCCTCTGCAACTGG GCACCCATTCCCCAAGGTGTTCAACCAGTGCAACAGACAGGAGCTGGAGAAGTATCTGCAGTCTGGTGGGGGGATGTGTCTCTCCAACATGCCAGACACCAAAAGAATGTATGGTGGAGGGAAATGTGGAAATGGCTACTTGGAAGAGGGGGAGGAGTGTGACTGTGGAGAGGTGGAG GACTGCAGGAACCCCTGCTGTGACCCCAGGACCTGCTCCCTGAAACCTGGTGCTGAGTGTGcccatggcagctgctgccatcagTGCAAG CTGATGTCTCCAGGAactccctgcagggagagctcaggaCTCTGTGACCTCCCAGAATATTGCACTGGCGAGTCCCCGTTCTGCCCCCTCAACTCCTACCAGATCGATGGGGCTCCCTGTGATGGAGGAAGGGCTTACTGCTACAGTGGCATGTGCCTCACCTACAGGGACCagtgtgtgcagctctgggggcctG gagcacagccagcaccagaTGCCTGCTTTGAGAAGGTCAATGCTGCTGGAGACATCTACGGGAACTGTGGCAAAGACATCTACGGCAATTACAGGAAGTGTGAGATGAG AGATGCTAAATGTGGGAAGATCCAgtgccagagctctgctttcaAGCCCCTGCAGCCCAATGCAGTGGCCATAGACACCACGGTGAACAGGCAGCGCTGCAGGGGCACCCACGTGTACAGACCCGACAGCGAGGAGAAGGAGATGCTGGACCCTGGCTTGGTGCTGACAGGAACAAAGTGTGGGAGCCACCAT GTTTGTTTTGAGGGACGCTGCCAGAACATGTCCATCATCTTTGATTATGAGAGCTGTAGCAAGAAGTGCCATGGGCATGGT GTGTGCAACAACAACAAGaactgccactgccaccagggctgggcCCCCCCATTCTGCAAcaaggaggggacaggagggagctTGGACAGTGGTCCCCCTCTGCCTGAAG GCTCTTCAGCAGTGGTGATAGCGCTGGCAATCCTGGCTCCCATTCTCCTCCTCACAGGAATCTTGTTCTTATTCTATTATCTGAAATGCTGGAGTAAATTTACCATCTGTTCTCTAAAGAAGACACCTCAGTTCAG TGACACCTCTGGAACTGGGCATGCAAACCCTGCCTTCAAGCTGAGAacaccccagcagcagaggaag GTGATTGGCCTCCCTGAGATCCCACCCAAACCTCCTTCTCAGCaagctccagggctgcaggtgagcaggcagcagccccccAGCTGCAGCGTGGGGCCAGCACTTCCAAAGGACACTCCCCGGAGAACACCCCCGAGCAggccagcccctcctgctcccaaacCTCCAGCCTCTCAG GATATTTCAAGGCCCCGGCCACCccagagagctctgccagcaaatcccatcccatccagatccaggggctggcaggggagcagccctgctgtccccctgcctcctgggcactgcagagccccaggacGCCTCCAGCCTGTGGCAGAG AATGCCTGGACAGCTGGAGCAGTGAACAACTTGAAAGTGGGACAGCCAGGCTGCCGTGGGCACTCCTGA